A part of Scophthalmus maximus strain ysfricsl-2021 chromosome 20, ASM2237912v1, whole genome shotgun sequence genomic DNA contains:
- the opn4xa gene encoding opsin 4xa, whose translation MDLDRGFYRQVDVKDQAHYIVAFFVLVIGTVGVTGNALVMYAFFCNKNLRTPPNFFIMNLAVSDFLMATTQSPIFFVNSLYKGWIFGETGCKMYAFCGALFGITSMINLLAISIDRYIVITKPLQSIRWTSRRRTCLFIALVWLYSLAWSLAPLLGWSSYIPEGLMTSCTWDYVTSTPANKSYTLMLCCFVFFIPLGIISYCYLSMFLAIRQASRDVEKLGSQVRKSTLIQQQSIKTEWKLAKIAFVVIIVFVLSWSPYACVTLIAWAGYGHILNPYSKAVPAVIAKASAIYNPFIYAIIHAKYRDTLAEKVPCLHFLDQSSRRDCISVSQSESSFRDSMLSRQSSVSKTKFHRVSSMSTTDTQVWSDVELDPIDQSHCLRSSCSLGALGNKEYKSLAKLTNQKGSQSQEQVSS comes from the exons ATGGATTTGGATCGTGGATTCTATCGGCAGGTGGATGTCAAGGACCAAGCTCATTACATTGTTGCCTTCTTTGTCTTGGTGATTGGGACAGTGGGCGTTACTGGGAATGCCTTGGTCATGTACGCCTTTTTCTG TAACAAGAATCTACGGACGCCCCCCAACTTTTTCATCATGAATCTGGCAGTCAGTGACTTCCTCATGGCAACTACACAGTCACCCATCTTCTTTGTCAACTCACTTTACAAAGGGTGGATTTTTGGTGaaacag gaTGTAAAATGTACGCCTTCTGCGGAGCTTTATTTGGAATCACCTCCATGATAAACCTTCTAGCAATCTCTATAGACCGCTATATTGTCATAACCAAGCCACTACAGTCCATACGATGGACCTCAAGGAGACGCACTTGCCTCTTTATTGCCCTGGTGTGGTTATACTCATTAGCTTGGAGCCTCGCGCCACTTTTGGGGTGGA gttcGTATATTCCCGAGGGCCTGATGACCTCATGCACTTGGGACTACGTGACATCTACTCCAGCCAATAAAAGTTATACTTTGATGTTATGCTGCTTTGTATTCTTCATCCCTCTGGGAATTATATCTTACTGTTATCTGTCCATGTTCCTGGCAATCCGCCAAGCAAGCAG AGATGTGGAGAAGTTGGGGTCTCAGGTGAGGAAGTCAACCCTGATCCAGCAGCAGTCCATCAAGACTGAATGGAAGCTGGCCAAGATTGCCTTTGTGGTCATCATAGTGTTTGTGCTTTCCTGGTCGCCCTATGCATGTGTCACCCTCATCGCCTGGGCTgg ATATGGACACATCCTCAATCCCTACTCCAAAGCTGTCCCTGCTGTTATTGCCAAGGCATCGGCCATCTACAACCCCTTTATCTATGCCATCATTCATGCCAAATACAG GGACACCCTTGCAGAAAAAGTTCCCTGTCTACACTTCTTAGACCAGTCCTCCAGGAGGGACTGCATATCAGTGTCACAGAGCGAGTCCTCTTTCAGGGACTCAATGCTGAGCAGACAGTCATCAGTCTCCAAAACCAAATTTCACAGAGTTTCCTCCATGTCAACGACGGACACA CAGGTTTGGAGTGATGTGGAGCTGGACCCTATCGACCAGAGCCATTGTTTGAGGTCAAGCTGTTCTCTTGGTGCTCTGGGGAACAAAGAGTACAAGTCATTGGCAAAACTGACCAATCAAAAAGGAAGCCAAAGCCAGGAACAAGTAAG TTCCTGA